One Methylobacterium sp. 77 DNA window includes the following coding sequences:
- the ligA gene encoding NAD-dependent DNA ligase LigA has protein sequence MPSAAPTDSIDALSAEEARAEHAALSEQIAEADRLYHGEDAPEISDAEYDALRRRLETIETRFPDLAGTGQASASVGAKPSEKFAKVRHAVPMLSLGNAFADEEVHDFVARVRRFLNWPDDQPLAFTAEPKIDGLSLSLRYVGGKLHTAATRGDGEVGEDVTANARTVSGIPQILSGTEVPPICEVRGEVYLSHADFAAINARQEAAGKALFANPRNAAAGSLRQLDSKITASRPLKFFAYAWGEMAEMPETTQHGMIAAFAGWGFAVNDRTVLCRDAEAMLAQYRAIEEARSGLGYDIDGIVYKVDDLGLQRRLGFVSRSPRWAMAHKFAAQKAFTILEAIEINVGRTGSLNPLARLKPVTVGGVVVSNATLHNEGYVQGVGGDGEPIREGRDIRVGDTVIVQRAGDVIPKVMDVDLARRPADSRPYVFPDVCPACGSRAVREVNPRTGQRDAVRRCTGGLICPAQGLERLKHFVSRNAFDLEGFGQTYIEVLFEARLIQQPADLFRLDFEPLKAAIVARREALSAERRAEGEPPPKKAKKKGDDEDKAIKNLLASIEERRTLPLNRFLFALGIRHIGESTAKALSKRFPDMPSLMQALDAAATAQAGPDWLELSAVPRVGPTTRDRLLESGVSGEVDEGEVATGRRPTTAQKANLIAHYGDEAAVEAAIARAREQRPGDAYRHFADDGEIGPVATDSLIAFFAEPHNADAVRALLAEVKTEPMAAAATATAFAGKTVVFTGSLERMTRSEAKATAERLGAKVSGSVSAKTDLVVAGPGAGSKLKDAEKHRVKVVSEEEWLTLVETA, from the coding sequence ATGCCATCAGCCGCCCCGACCGACTCGATCGATGCCCTGAGCGCCGAAGAGGCCCGGGCCGAGCACGCCGCGCTCTCCGAACAGATCGCGGAGGCCGACCGGCTCTATCATGGCGAGGATGCGCCCGAGATCTCGGACGCGGAATACGATGCCCTGCGTCGCCGCCTGGAGACGATCGAGACCCGCTTTCCGGACCTCGCCGGCACCGGTCAGGCGAGCGCTTCGGTCGGTGCCAAGCCATCGGAAAAGTTCGCCAAGGTCCGTCACGCCGTCCCGATGTTGTCGCTCGGCAATGCCTTCGCGGACGAGGAGGTGCACGACTTCGTGGCGCGGGTCCGCCGCTTCCTCAACTGGCCCGATGACCAGCCGCTCGCCTTCACCGCCGAACCGAAGATCGACGGGCTGTCGCTCTCCCTGCGCTATGTCGGCGGCAAGCTTCACACGGCGGCCACGCGCGGTGATGGCGAAGTCGGCGAAGACGTCACCGCCAATGCCCGCACCGTCTCGGGCATTCCGCAGATTCTATCCGGCACAGAAGTCCCTCCCATCTGTGAGGTGCGCGGCGAGGTCTATCTCTCGCATGCGGATTTCGCCGCCATCAACGCGCGTCAGGAGGCGGCGGGCAAGGCGTTGTTCGCCAACCCGCGCAACGCGGCGGCCGGGTCGCTGCGCCAGCTCGATTCCAAGATCACCGCCTCGCGCCCGCTCAAATTCTTCGCCTATGCCTGGGGCGAAATGGCGGAAATGCCGGAGACGACCCAGCACGGGATGATCGCGGCCTTCGCCGGTTGGGGCTTCGCCGTGAACGACCGCACGGTCCTGTGCCGGGATGCGGAGGCGATGCTGGCGCAGTATCGCGCCATCGAAGAGGCTCGGTCCGGCCTCGGCTACGATATCGACGGCATCGTCTACAAGGTCGACGATCTCGGCCTGCAGCGCCGCCTCGGGTTCGTCTCGCGCAGCCCGCGTTGGGCCATGGCGCACAAATTCGCCGCGCAGAAGGCCTTCACGATCCTCGAAGCCATCGAGATCAATGTCGGCCGGACCGGGTCGCTCAACCCACTGGCGCGGCTGAAGCCGGTGACGGTGGGCGGTGTCGTCGTCTCGAACGCGACCCTCCACAACGAAGGCTACGTCCAGGGCGTCGGCGGCGACGGTGAGCCGATCCGAGAGGGTCGCGATATCCGCGTCGGCGACACGGTCATCGTCCAGCGCGCCGGCGACGTCATCCCGAAGGTGATGGATGTCGATCTCGCAAGACGACCGGCGGATTCGAGGCCCTATGTCTTCCCGGATGTCTGTCCCGCCTGCGGCAGCCGCGCCGTCCGCGAGGTCAACCCGCGCACCGGGCAGCGCGACGCAGTGCGTCGCTGCACCGGCGGGCTGATCTGCCCGGCGCAGGGACTGGAGCGCCTGAAGCATTTCGTCTCGCGCAACGCCTTCGATCTCGAAGGCTTCGGCCAGACCTATATCGAGGTGCTGTTCGAGGCTCGCCTCATCCAACAGCCCGCCGATCTGTTCCGCCTCGATTTCGAGCCGCTGAAGGCGGCCATCGTCGCGCGTCGGGAGGCACTCTCGGCCGAGCGCCGCGCCGAAGGCGAGCCGCCGCCGAAGAAGGCGAAGAAGAAGGGCGACGACGAGGACAAGGCGATCAAGAACCTGCTGGCCTCCATTGAGGAGCGCCGCACCCTGCCGCTCAACCGTTTCCTGTTCGCGCTCGGCATCCGCCATATCGGCGAATCCACCGCCAAGGCCCTGTCCAAGCGCTTCCCGGACATGCCGAGCCTGATGCAGGCGCTCGATGCTGCCGCTACGGCTCAGGCCGGGCCCGATTGGCTCGAACTCTCGGCCGTGCCCCGGGTCGGCCCGACGACGCGGGACAGGCTGCTCGAATCCGGCGTCTCCGGCGAGGTGGACGAGGGGGAAGTCGCGACCGGTCGTCGCCCGACGACGGCGCAGAAGGCGAACCTGATCGCCCATTACGGCGACGAGGCAGCGGTCGAAGCGGCCATCGCCCGTGCCCGCGAGCAGCGCCCCGGCGACGCCTACCGCCACTTCGCCGACGATGGCGAGATCGGCCCGGTGGCGACGGATTCGCTCATCGCCTTCTTCGCCGAGCCGCATAACGCGGATGCGGTTCGTGCGCTGCTCGCGGAGGTGAAGACCGAACCGATGGCGGCGGCCGCCACCGCGACGGCCTTCGCCGGCAAGACCGTGGTCTTCACGGGCTCGCTGGAGCGCATGACCCGGAGCGAGGCCAAGGCTACGGCTGAGCGTCTCGGAGCCAAGGTCTCCGGCTCGGTCTCGGCCAAGACCGACCTCGTCGTCGCCGGGCCCGGCGCGGGCTCCAAGCTGAAGGATGCCGAGAAGCATCGGGTGAAGGTGGTGAGCGAGGAGGAATGGCTCACCCTGGTGGAGACGGCGTGA
- a CDS encoding 3'-5' exonuclease, giving the protein MTTLAIDFETANERRDSACAVGLAWIENGAVVRREARLIRPRELRFSPGNIRVHGILPADVRNQPEFPEVIAEFLPDLSSGLVLAHNAGFDMGVLRASLHAYGMTVPAFSSLCTLQIARKVFPAPEGCGLGKVAARLGIRFEHHDAGEDAYACAEIALAAARQHGTHDIAALARAIHLPVTRVPAGYVERESRPFEAPWAKATAMRFSVRGSRGNLYAVTLEDRAGGLRLCCTCMAGRYGVPCRHAKALLVGDITDLVAGDHADVVALSRLFDEAAKPRLRETEPFRSP; this is encoded by the coding sequence GTGACGACCCTCGCCATCGATTTCGAGACGGCCAACGAGCGGCGCGACAGTGCCTGCGCGGTGGGGTTGGCCTGGATCGAGAACGGGGCGGTGGTCCGGCGCGAAGCCCGGTTGATCCGGCCGCGCGAGTTGCGGTTCTCGCCCGGCAATATCCGGGTCCACGGCATCCTGCCGGCGGACGTCCGGAACCAGCCGGAATTTCCCGAGGTGATTGCGGAGTTCCTGCCCGATCTCTCGTCCGGGCTCGTCCTCGCCCACAATGCCGGCTTCGACATGGGCGTGCTGCGGGCCTCGCTCCATGCCTACGGAATGACGGTGCCGGCCTTCTCCTCGCTCTGTACCCTGCAGATCGCCCGGAAGGTGTTTCCCGCTCCCGAAGGATGCGGCCTCGGCAAGGTCGCGGCCCGGCTGGGTATCCGCTTCGAGCACCACGATGCGGGTGAGGACGCCTATGCCTGCGCCGAGATCGCGCTGGCCGCCGCAAGGCAGCATGGCACCCACGACATCGCCGCCCTGGCCAGGGCGATCCACCTGCCGGTCACGCGGGTGCCGGCCGGATACGTGGAGCGGGAATCGAGACCCTTCGAAGCGCCCTGGGCCAAGGCGACGGCGATGCGTTTCTCGGTGAGGGGAAGCCGCGGCAATCTCTATGCGGTGACCCTGGAGGACCGTGCGGGTGGTCTGCGCCTGTGCTGCACCTGCATGGCGGGGCGCTACGGCGTCCCTTGCCGCCACGCCAAGGCGCTTCTCGTCGGTGACATCACCGACCTGGTCGCGGGCGACCACGCGGACGTGGTCGCCCTCAGCCGGCTCTTCGACGAGGCGGCAAAGCCCCGTCTTCGAGAGACCGAACCGTTCAGATCACCTTGA
- a CDS encoding peroxiredoxin → MTIQVGDHLPQVTFRVNGAGGPEAKTTDDIFKGRRIVLVGVPGAFTPSCHRNHLPGFVEKQEEIKARGVDAVAVTAVNDVFVLEAWQKASGAETIEFLADGNAEFAKAIGLDMDGAGFGLGPRSKRYSMLVDDGVVRVLNVEESPAKTEISGVDALLKVI, encoded by the coding sequence ATGACGATCCAGGTTGGCGACCACCTTCCCCAGGTGACTTTTCGCGTGAACGGCGCCGGGGGACCCGAGGCGAAGACCACCGACGACATCTTCAAGGGACGCCGCATCGTGCTGGTGGGCGTGCCCGGCGCGTTCACGCCGAGCTGCCATCGCAATCATCTTCCGGGCTTCGTCGAGAAGCAGGAAGAGATCAAGGCGCGCGGCGTCGATGCCGTGGCCGTGACCGCGGTCAACGACGTGTTCGTCCTCGAAGCGTGGCAGAAGGCCAGCGGCGCCGAGACGATCGAGTTCCTCGCCGACGGCAATGCCGAATTCGCCAAGGCCATCGGCCTCGACATGGACGGCGCCGGCTTCGGCCTGGGCCCGCGTTCGAAGCGCTATTCCATGCTGGTGGATGACGGCGTCGTGCGCGTCCTCAATGTCGAGGAATCCCCGGCCAAGACCGAGATCTCCGGTGTCGACGCCCTGCTCAAGGTGATCTGA
- a CDS encoding YqgE/AlgH family protein: MRQNPASAYLDGQFLVAMPGLTDERFAKSVIYLCAHSADGAMGIILNKPASDLNMPDLLVQLDIASEEDAIRLREQVGHIPVLMGGPVDAKRGFVLHTDDFHIDQSTLIIDDGICLTATVEILRAIASGAGPASAVLALGYAGWQAGQLENEILANGWLNCPADPEVIFNNALDTKYERTLRSNGIDPAMLSFSAGRA; the protein is encoded by the coding sequence ATGCGACAAAATCCGGCTTCCGCCTATCTCGACGGCCAGTTTCTGGTGGCGATGCCCGGCCTCACGGACGAGCGTTTCGCGAAGTCGGTGATCTATCTCTGTGCCCATTCGGCGGATGGAGCGATGGGGATCATCCTCAACAAACCCGCCAGCGACCTGAACATGCCGGACCTCCTGGTCCAGCTCGACATCGCCAGCGAGGAAGACGCCATCCGCCTGCGCGAGCAGGTCGGGCACATCCCCGTGCTGATGGGCGGCCCGGTCGATGCCAAGCGCGGCTTCGTGCTCCACACCGACGATTTTCACATCGACCAGTCGACGCTCATCATCGACGACGGGATCTGCCTCACCGCCACCGTGGAGATCCTGCGCGCCATCGCGAGCGGGGCAGGGCCGGCGAGTGCCGTACTCGCCCTCGGCTATGCCGGCTGGCAAGCGGGACAGCTCGAGAACGAGATCCTCGCCAATGGCTGGCTCAACTGCCCGGCCGATCCGGAAGTGATCTTCAACAATGCGCTCGACACGAAGTACGAGCGTACCCTTCGCAGCAACGGCATCGATCCGGCGATGCTGTCCTTCAGCGCCGGGCGAGCCTGA